CCTGTCATATCTAGAATCACTGACTATTACACCAACTACAAGTACAAGCCGGTCCAGGAAATACGCGACGCGGCAAAGTGGGGATACGCATCACTTACACTGATGGGGATAATCAAGGGCCTGCAGTCAACAGGACCATTCATGATTGCGCTTGTTGCGGCAATCATCATATCGTTTGTAATATCTTCGTCTGCGGCACCAGATCCGTCGCAGGCACTGCTCTATGGAATCTTTGGAACATCGCTTACCGCAATGGCGATGCTCAGCCTGGCAGGAATCGTCCTGTCAATTGACGCATTCGGACCAATTGCAGACAATGCAGGCGGAATAGTCGAGATGACCGGAATGGGAGAGGAAAACCGCAAGGTGACAGACCAGATAGACGCGGTGGGAAACACCACAAAGGCAGTCACAAAGGGATTCGCAATTGCGTCTGCGGCACTTGCTGCACTTGCGATGATCCAGGCATTCCAGTTTGAGGCAAAGAAGTTCCTAGCAGAGCACATGACTACTGCATTCTCACACTTGTCCCCAGAAAACTTTGCAAAGCTTTCCGATTACACACTCACAAACCCTGCAATCATAATCGGCTTGCTTGTGGGAGGACTGATTCCATTTATAATAACAGGACAGCTCATCAGCGGCGTTTCTCGTGCAGCATCAAAGATGGTAGACGAGGTAAGGCGCCAGTTCAAAGCAGACCCTGAGATTCTAACTGGCAAGTCAAAGCCCGACTATGCAAAATGCGTAGACATTGCAACAGTCGCATCACTGCGTGAGCTGTGGAAGTCGGCTGCAATCGCAATCGCCTCGCCAATCGTCCTTGGAATACTGCTTGGACCGCCCGCAGTGGCAGGACTTCTCATGGGTGCCGTTGTGACTGGAATATTCCTTGCATTCCACCTTGCAAACACCGGCGGTGCATGGGACAATGCAAAGAAGCTGGTGGAGATGGAGGGCAACAAGGGAACAGAAATCCACAAAGTTGCAGTGGTCGGAGATATAATCGGCGACCCGTACAAGGACACTGCAGGGCCTGCACTAAACACGGTGATCAAACTGCTGAACACTGTTGCAATCGTATTCGTGAGCGCGTTTATTGCAATCCTGGTGCTCTAGAAAATTATCTTAAAATCTGCCTTTCTGTATTGCCCACTTTACTAGGGGCGAGCTTGCAACAATCAAATCCAGTCCCTTCTGCGTGATGCTGTATTCTACTTTGAGCGGAGGTGTCTTGCCGTATACTGCGCGCTTTACGAGCATCTCTTTTTGCAGGGATTTTAGAACATCTGCAAGCGTTGAGGGTGATATTCCGTGGAGCGACTCTAGTATCTCGTTGTACCTCATCACCTTGCGGTTTCTCAGCTCCCACAACACCCTGAAATTCCATCTTTTTCCGACGAACCGTGACATCTCGGAAAGAAACGGGCTGATATAGTCTGAACTTTGCAATCGGATACCTTACACCCGCCTATTTTAAAAATACGACGCTACTTTACACGGTTTAGGACGCCCAAAAACGCGATGATCTCTTTTTCATCAATTATCTCGCCAAGCTCTGCTTCCAAGCTTTCCAGTATCCTTGGGTAATCCTTTCCGTACACGTCGATTAGGACGGCCCTTAGGTATTCTGGATGGTGGTAACAGTCGATTATCTTGCAGTCATAGTCGCGCTCCAGCCTTGCAAGCACTAGTTGGTACTGCGGCCCGCCCTTTCTCATTAGGACGACTTCTACTGATATTGCAACCATTGCCTTGAATTTGTCGTCCTTCATCCCTAATCCGTAGAATGTCATGTCTCAAAAAGACTCTGTTTGTCCAATTGGGACAAATCACATGATTCTGCTGTTGTTTTCTTGGAAACTCTTCTGTCGCATACTGACTGTCAGGTGCTGATTTCGCACATTTTCCAACTTCGAACGCCCGAAGTTGATATCTTAAATAATTTCCCATAAACAAGTTTTTGATTTGACAAAGAAGCGCGTGACATTTACAATGGATCGTGATCTTGACAAAAAGATCCGCCACCTGCAGGTGGACTTTATCACAAACACAAACCACGGATGGAGCTATTCGTCGGTACTGAACGCGGTAATTGAGGCCGGCCTCAAGGACTTTGGGGCAAAAAAGCCAAAGAAATGATCACTCCATGACGCGCGTCATGTCAAGCTCGTCAATCTGAGCCTCAATAGTCTTTTTGAGTGTGTTTTTGTGCTCGTCGCAGAACCAAAAATACCCATCAGTCGTCTCAAAGCAGCCGCAGATCCACTGCGTCTTTTTATCGCCTTCCACCGTTTTTTTGTGGTACGATGCGTCTTTTTGCATAAACTAGGTAAATTGCCAAATGAACTTAAACGTTAAAAAATGAAAAAATAGGCTAGGGGCACCCCTCCATCTTTTGGATGAAGAAGCCGTTTGCTTTGATTGCGTCCTCTACTGGCTTTGGTGCTCCCTGTGAGTGGCAGAACTGACACTCTTCGGTTGTCACCTTTGCATTGCCCTC
The Candidatus Nitrosotenuis cloacae DNA segment above includes these coding regions:
- a CDS encoding sodium-translocating pyrophosphatase, with amino-acid sequence MELPLQHLLPIGAAIASFVMAAGFAVWVAKQKAGTKEMMDISDAVRVGASAFIRREMKIIIPIAIGLSVVIGYFSGFSNGIAFAVGAALSAVAGLISLKITVKAAVRAANATGSGIGKTFALAFRGGATVGLAVPAMALLALTILYMVFPDPITIAGVGIGASLIALFIRIGGGIFTKAADMGADLVGKVEANIPEDDPRNPATIADNVGDNVGDAAGMGSDVYESYIVTILASILIGALIGLPQIMAFPILIGASGLIASIIGTATIGSKNVADVMKPLNRSFYVAAAIAIGLNFAFTHFFIGQDKLSYALFGSTVVGVILVPVISRITDYYTNYKYKPVQEIRDAAKWGYASLTLMGIIKGLQSTGPFMIALVAAIIISFVISSSAAPDPSQALLYGIFGTSLTAMAMLSLAGIVLSIDAFGPIADNAGGIVEMTGMGEENRKVTDQIDAVGNTTKAVTKGFAIASAALAALAMIQAFQFEAKKFLAEHMTTAFSHLSPENFAKLSDYTLTNPAIIIGLLVGGLIPFIITGQLISGVSRAASKMVDEVRRQFKADPEILTGKSKPDYAKCVDIATVASLRELWKSAAIAIASPIVLGILLGPPAVAGLLMGAVVTGIFLAFHLANTGGAWDNAKKLVEMEGNKGTEIHKVAVVGDIIGDPYKDTAGPALNTVIKLLNTVAIVFVSAFIAILVL
- a CDS encoding winged helix-turn-helix transcriptional regulator, whose product is MQSSDYISPFLSEMSRFVGKRWNFRVLWELRNRKVMRYNEILESLHGISPSTLADVLKSLQKEMLVKRAVYGKTPPLKVEYSITQKGLDLIVASSPLVKWAIQKGRF